From the genome of Gemmatimonadota bacterium:
AATCTGCTCGTCGATCATGGAGTTGCCGCGCACCTTGAGCACGTAGTGGCTCCCGCTGCGGGAGACCAACTCCTGCGGAACGGCGATCGACTCGTTATGCGTGTAGGCCTCGATCGGCATCCCGGCGGCGACCGTCCCGAGGAGGGGGAGGTCGACGGCGCGCGCGAACATGTCGGACGGGAGGATCTCGATGGCCCGACTCTCGTTGTAGCTGCGCCGGATGTAGCCCTTGCGCTCGAGGTTGGTGAGGTGCTCGTGGACGGTGGCCAGCGAGTTATAGTTGAAGTGCGCGGCGATCTCCTCGAAGCTGGGTGCATAGCCCCGATCGTCGGCGTACTCCTGCAGGTAGGTCAGGATCTCTCGTTGCCGTTTTGTGAGCGGCATGGGCTGGCTCCCTCGCGAAGGTGCATCGACGGGGCGCCCGAGCG
Proteins encoded in this window:
- the lexA gene encoding transcriptional repressor LexA — its product is MPLTKRQREILTYLQEYADDRGYAPSFEEIAAHFNYNSLATVHEHLTNLERKGYIRRSYNESRAIEILPSDMFARAVDLPLLGTVAAGMPIEAYTHNESIAVPQELVSRSGSHYVLKVRGNSMIDEQIRDGDFVIVNERRSADNGEMVIALVNMHNDSGATCKKFYRERDGRIRLQPANETLSPLYVHENDIAIQGIVVGVIRKY